A genome region from Methanobacterium subterraneum includes the following:
- a CDS encoding glycosyltransferase has protein sequence MKISVIIPMYNEEENVLKTLQIVEAILKDYYENYEILVVNDGSQDNTSQLVKEYASTNSPIILLEHPINMGMGKALITGFNFSSGDVVVTLDADLSYDPLYIPKLIETLDSAAVDIVIGSQYMSGGKTESIPFHRLFISKMANKIVGYALTGNISTVTGILRAYRKEVLDSIEIESSGTEINPEILSKANAVGFKIKEIPVVLKGREFGESKIKIKSTTIAHLLFTFYEKPMMLFGIVGLTMCVIGIISAIYLFYLYLIGSLDPTRPLMLFMVVTILSGIQILIFGFVATQISLLKREIYLVQKENKLLRKKLK, from the coding sequence ATGAAGATCTCTGTAATAATCCCCATGTATAATGAGGAAGAAAATGTCCTGAAGACATTGCAAATAGTAGAGGCAATTCTAAAAGATTATTATGAAAATTACGAAATTCTGGTTGTAAACGATGGAAGCCAGGATAATACCAGCCAACTAGTAAAAGAGTATGCTTCCACCAACTCCCCAATCATCCTTTTAGAACACCCTATAAACATGGGGATGGGTAAGGCACTTATTACTGGTTTTAATTTTTCAAGTGGAGATGTGGTTGTTACTCTGGATGCAGATCTAAGTTACGATCCATTGTACATTCCTAAATTAATCGAAACACTGGATTCTGCTGCTGTTGATATTGTAATTGGTTCACAGTACATGTCCGGGGGAAAAACAGAATCAATACCATTTCACAGATTATTTATAAGTAAGATGGCCAATAAAATCGTTGGCTACGCACTCACCGGAAATATAAGTACCGTTACAGGTATTTTAAGAGCATATCGTAAAGAAGTCTTAGATTCCATAGAAATAGAATCCTCAGGAACAGAAATTAACCCCGAAATACTTTCAAAAGCCAATGCAGTTGGTTTTAAAATAAAGGAGATCCCAGTAGTTCTTAAGGGAAGAGAATTTGGTGAATCAAAAATAAAAATAAAATCAACAACTATAGCCCATCTTCTATTCACATTCTACGAGAAACCAATGATGCTTTTTGGAATTGTTGGACTAACAATGTGCGTTATTGGAATAATCAGCGCCATATACCTTTTTTATTTGTATTTAATTGGTAGTTTAGACCCTACCAGACCATTAATGCTGTTCATGGTCGTAACTATTCTTTCAGGGATTCAGATATTAATATTTGGATTTGTTGCAACCCAGATAAGCCTTTTAAAACGGGAAATATATCTAGTTCAAAAGGAAAATAAGTTGCTTAGAAAAAAATTAAAATAA